One window of the Devosia sp. 2618 genome contains the following:
- a CDS encoding ABC transporter permease: MALFDEVTARLDSGGAQRLLRPFAIVGKRSLHAVPTVLGIVVLNFLLLQLAPGDAATAIAAESGAATEEMLTNLRMQFGLDLPVVTQLFHYLNDLAHFSLGISPRFNVPVTQMIFERLPGTLLLMGTALVIAVILGVLAGTVMASFAGKLPDRILSVVVLAFYSIPAFWIGLMLIVLFSVTLGWLPSGGSGPAWSDQTGFAWVLERLRYMILPAISLGLLYVAIYSRITRASMLEVRNQDFVRTARAKGLRPREITFRHILRNALIPVTTLAGLHFGGILGGAVVVETVYSWPGLGRLAVESVMARDFKVLIGILLFSSLLVVLVNILIDLLHSLLDPRIEGL, from the coding sequence ATGGCTCTCTTTGATGAAGTGACTGCAAGGCTGGACAGCGGAGGTGCCCAACGCCTGCTTCGCCCCTTCGCCATCGTTGGCAAACGGTCCCTTCATGCCGTGCCGACAGTGCTTGGCATTGTGGTGCTGAATTTTCTGCTGCTGCAACTGGCACCGGGCGATGCGGCAACGGCAATTGCCGCGGAAAGCGGCGCAGCGACCGAGGAGATGCTGACCAATCTGCGGATGCAGTTCGGGCTCGACCTGCCGGTTGTCACGCAGCTATTCCACTATCTCAACGACCTTGCCCATTTCAGCCTTGGCATCTCGCCGCGCTTCAATGTGCCCGTGACGCAGATGATCTTTGAACGACTGCCGGGCACTTTGCTGCTGATGGGCACCGCGCTGGTCATCGCCGTTATTCTCGGCGTTCTGGCTGGCACCGTGATGGCCAGTTTTGCTGGCAAGTTGCCGGATCGCATTCTGTCGGTCGTGGTGCTGGCGTTTTATTCCATCCCGGCCTTCTGGATCGGGTTGATGCTGATCGTGCTCTTTTCGGTGACGTTGGGATGGCTGCCGAGCGGCGGGTCTGGGCCAGCCTGGTCGGATCAGACGGGCTTTGCCTGGGTGCTGGAGCGGCTGCGCTACATGATCCTGCCAGCCATCTCGCTGGGTCTGCTGTATGTGGCGATCTATAGCCGCATCACCCGCGCCTCGATGCTGGAAGTCCGCAATCAGGACTTCGTGCGCACGGCGCGTGCCAAGGGATTGCGGCCGCGCGAAATTACCTTTCGCCATATCCTGCGCAATGCGTTGATCCCGGTGACGACACTGGCGGGACTGCATTTCGGCGGCATCCTTGGCGGGGCCGTAGTGGTCGAGACGGTCTACAGCTGGCCGGGACTTGGTCGGTTGGCGGTCGAGTCCGTCATGGCGCGCGATTTCAAGGTGCTGATAGGCATCCTGCTGTTTTCCTCGCTGCTGGTGGTCTTGGTCAACATCCTGATCGACCTGCTGCACTCCCTGCTCGATCCACGCATTGAGGGATTGTGA
- a CDS encoding ABC transporter substrate-binding protein: MAAATALSTWAAPLTAFAEASGTVTEYASEPAVLTPIDRNGPETISAKIIEGLLDHDADLNAIPALATSWEQSEDALRHTFHLREGVKWHDGKDFTSADVAYSVLTLKQTHPRRKATFANLVDVETPDPLTAVLVFSSPAPYLYGALGTGTPIFPKHLYEGVELATNPVQSAPIGTGPFVFKEWARGSHVLLERNPNYWAEGAPHVERIVLRFIPDIGARVAALETGELDIGGPGVPLADIKRLKTVSNLVVVDDVKNFGGAHIQFFFNLDIPVLQDIRVRQAIAHSLDIPQIITTVFQGYAKAAPSVIGPNLPAFHDDTIKPYAYDVALANALLDEAGHPRGADGIRFSLRILHNAFSEQPGKVAEFLRSALEPIGIRGEVVNYDYATYVTKVYTEREFDIEVEQLANGYDPTDGVQRGYWSKAFKPGVPWSNAAHYSNARVDDIFESASAEADPDKRKALYLELQKIVYEELPSVGIAAPESFAVYNARLDGVLDNQSSSRASVVAKS; the protein is encoded by the coding sequence CTTCGCTGAAGCCAGTGGCACGGTCACCGAATATGCCAGTGAGCCAGCAGTGCTCACGCCGATTGATCGCAATGGGCCCGAGACGATCTCGGCCAAGATCATCGAAGGCCTGCTCGATCATGATGCTGATCTCAATGCTATCCCCGCGCTCGCTACGAGCTGGGAGCAAAGCGAGGACGCACTACGCCATACCTTCCATCTGCGTGAAGGTGTGAAATGGCATGACGGGAAGGATTTCACCTCTGCCGACGTCGCCTATTCGGTTTTGACGCTCAAGCAGACCCATCCGCGACGCAAGGCGACGTTTGCCAATCTGGTCGATGTCGAGACGCCTGATCCATTGACGGCGGTCCTGGTGTTCTCAAGCCCAGCGCCTTACCTCTACGGCGCTTTGGGCACCGGCACGCCGATCTTCCCAAAGCATCTCTATGAAGGCGTTGAACTCGCGACCAATCCGGTTCAGAGCGCACCTATTGGAACCGGTCCATTCGTGTTCAAGGAATGGGCGCGCGGCAGCCATGTGCTGCTTGAGCGCAATCCCAACTATTGGGCGGAAGGCGCGCCGCATGTCGAGCGTATCGTCCTGCGCTTTATCCCCGATATTGGCGCTCGTGTTGCGGCGCTCGAAACGGGCGAGCTCGACATTGGTGGCCCCGGCGTGCCGCTAGCTGACATCAAGCGGCTCAAGACTGTGTCGAACCTAGTGGTTGTCGACGACGTCAAAAATTTCGGCGGCGCGCATATCCAGTTCTTCTTCAATCTCGATATCCCGGTGTTGCAGGATATCCGTGTGCGGCAGGCTATCGCCCACTCGCTCGACATTCCCCAGATCATCACAACGGTATTCCAGGGGTATGCCAAGGCTGCGCCGTCGGTGATCGGGCCGAACCTGCCGGCGTTCCACGACGACACCATCAAGCCCTATGCCTACGATGTTGCGCTGGCCAACGCGCTGCTAGACGAGGCAGGGCATCCGCGTGGTGCCGATGGCATCCGTTTTTCCCTGCGCATCCTGCACAACGCCTTCTCAGAGCAGCCAGGCAAGGTTGCGGAGTTCCTGCGGTCGGCGCTTGAACCAATTGGCATTCGCGGGGAAGTGGTCAACTACGACTACGCGACTTACGTCACCAAGGTTTACACCGAGCGTGAGTTCGACATCGAAGTCGAGCAGTTGGCCAACGGGTATGACCCGACGGACGGCGTGCAGCGCGGCTATTGGTCCAAGGCCTTCAAGCCAGGCGTACCTTGGTCAAATGCGGCCCATTACAGCAATGCGCGCGTCGACGATATCTTTGAATCGGCCAGTGCGGAAGCCGATCCCGACAAGCGCAAGGCGCTCTATCTGGAACTGCAAAAGATCGTCTACGAAGAACTGCCATCGGTTGGCATCGCGGCACCCGAGAGCTTTGCCGTCTACAATGCCCGCCTCGACGGCGTGCTGGACAATCAGTCCAGTTCACGTGCGTCAGTTGTGGCCAAGAGCTGA
- a CDS encoding LLM class flavin-dependent oxidoreductase, which translates to MSSKQLKLVTFPLTGSASQAWRHPEVTAHDGLDINYYIEFAQLAERGRLDALFLYDGAGLRIDNPEITQRVWSVSAFEPVTLLSAIATHTQHIGLIYTASVSDNEPSVLARQSASLDHVSKGRAGWNIVTTPGPGATNFGIPADEDHDERYVRAREFYDVVSGLWDSFEDDALVRDKESGIFTDLSKVHKLNHHGKYYTSKGPLRVERPPQGHPVIAQAGSSGVGLDFGTAVADALFSVNLSIQAGRSYFKDVKARAVAHGRNPEDVKIISGVGIVWGETQEDAERRFDEITALWPLEVALGNLGMKLDKYDLDGPFPDAPEVGFSQGKSQAIINYAQEQGWTVRQTAYRLAASLGHRILVGTTQSIADDFETWLNTDATDGFVLIFPHAKKGLEQFVDNVVPELQRRGLFRTEYEGKTLRENLGLPRPQNRHVKAAQQAAE; encoded by the coding sequence ATGTCCAGCAAACAGCTCAAGCTCGTCACATTTCCGCTCACCGGGTCCGCCTCGCAGGCGTGGCGGCACCCGGAGGTCACTGCTCATGATGGCCTCGATATCAACTACTATATCGAGTTTGCCCAGTTGGCGGAACGGGGGCGGCTGGACGCGCTGTTTCTCTACGATGGTGCGGGGCTGCGCATCGACAACCCTGAAATCACCCAGCGCGTCTGGAGTGTTTCGGCGTTCGAGCCGGTCACGCTGCTATCGGCGATCGCAACCCATACCCAGCATATCGGCCTGATCTATACAGCCAGCGTCTCTGACAACGAGCCATCTGTTCTGGCCCGCCAGTCGGCCTCGCTCGACCATGTCAGCAAGGGGCGAGCCGGATGGAACATCGTCACGACACCCGGACCTGGTGCGACCAATTTTGGTATTCCAGCCGACGAGGACCATGACGAGCGCTATGTCCGAGCGCGTGAGTTTTACGATGTCGTGTCGGGGCTGTGGGACAGTTTTGAAGACGATGCGTTGGTCCGCGACAAAGAGAGCGGCATTTTCACCGACCTCTCCAAGGTGCACAAGCTCAACCATCACGGTAAATACTATACGTCCAAGGGTCCGCTGCGGGTGGAGCGTCCGCCACAGGGGCATCCGGTTATCGCACAGGCCGGCAGTTCTGGCGTTGGGCTCGACTTTGGCACTGCCGTCGCCGACGCGCTGTTTAGCGTCAACCTCTCGATCCAAGCGGGCCGCAGCTATTTCAAGGACGTCAAGGCGCGGGCCGTCGCGCATGGTCGCAACCCCGAAGACGTCAAGATCATCTCGGGTGTCGGCATCGTCTGGGGCGAAACGCAGGAAGACGCTGAGCGGCGTTTCGACGAGATCACCGCACTCTGGCCGTTGGAGGTGGCGCTCGGCAATCTCGGCATGAAGCTGGACAAATACGACCTCGATGGTCCGTTCCCGGACGCACCAGAAGTCGGCTTTTCGCAAGGCAAATCGCAGGCCATCATCAACTATGCGCAGGAGCAGGGGTGGACCGTTCGCCAGACGGCCTATCGGTTGGCTGCGAGCCTCGGTCACCGCATTCTCGTGGGGACGACCCAGTCGATTGCCGATGATTTCGAGACCTGGCTCAACACGGACGCCACGGATGGCTTCGTGCTGATTTTCCCACACGCCAAGAAAGGGCTCGAGCAGTTCGTCGACAATGTCGTGCCGGAATTGCAGCGGCGCGGACTGTTTCGCACCGAGTATGAAGGCAAGACGCTGCGTGAAAATCTCGGCCTACCGCGGCCGCAAAACCGCCATGTCAAAGCGGCCCAGCAGGCGGCAGAATAG